A genomic region of Colletotrichum destructivum chromosome 5, complete sequence contains the following coding sequences:
- a CDS encoding Putative DOMON domain, cytochrome b561/ferric reductase transmembrane, translating to MAIRRAISEPGQGRSWSRFLLALYALHALLLASVRAEPVQYCRFGDPARPNAAADFCLGLATSRNASTGAHDVYMTLTHTRPRRSAAGWTAVGTGDSMTGSLMFIIYGDPASGEQPIVSVRAATGHHQPRLLTRAQMSGGDLRVLRSDWMPATASQSVTASISLVCYSCTLWPGDGGGSGTLSATATAQPWIWAWNQAQAFDVYSYDAHLRMHAHHAGNGGWGRFYVDMARADQSAGAHLPSVPVIRPGVAALGASELPPGLGLAGWMAGSPVLRLHGGLMALAFLAAFPAGVVAMRSGWRRAFTYHWMLQALASAAVAGGVAAGLALQREINTAHQVLGLALAGALGLQAYLGWKHHVDFVRVRRRTYISYAHIWTGRAVMLGGQANLLLGLLLHGVAGLHVGLVAAFIVLQSSLLAVWLRRRAKAAEARARVAKYDALEAHDDEDEEEESAFVIASPEEMDIGEEGMDLSKEME from the coding sequence ATGGCCATCCGCCGAGCAATCTCAGAGCCGGGCCAGGGAAGGTCCTGGTCCAGGTTTCTCCTGGCCCTGTACGCTCTGCACGCGCTTCTGCTCGCTTCCGTTCGCGCCGAGCCGGTACAGTACTGTCGGTTCGGCGATCCCGCCAGGCCCAACGCGGCGGCCGACTtctgcctcggcctcgccacgTCGCGCAACGCGAGCACGGGCGCGCACGACGTCTACATGACACTTACGCAcacgcggccgcggcggtcAGCCGCGGGCTGGACTgccgtcggcaccggcgacaGCATGACCGGGTCGCTCATGTTCATCATCTACGGCGACCCGGCGTCGGGGGAGCAGCCCATCGTCAGCGTCCGCGCAGCCACCGGCCACCATCAGCCGCGGCTGCTGACGCGGGCGCAGatgagcggcggcgacctgcgCGTACTGCGGTCCGACTGGATGCCGGCCACAGCATCGCAGTCCGTGACGGCCTCCATCTCGCTCGTATGCTACTCGTGCACCCTGTGgccgggcgacggcggcggcagcggcactCTCTCGGCAACGGCCACGGCGCAGCCGTGGATCTGGGCCTGGAATCAGGCCCAGGCCTTCGACGTCTACAGCTACGACGCGCACCTGCGCATGCACGCACATCacgccggcaacggcggctgGGGCCGCTTCTACGTCGACATGGCGCGCGCCGACCAgagcgccggcgcccacCTGCCCTCGGTGCCCGTCATCCGGCCGGGagtcgccgccctgggcgcTTCGGAGCTCCCCCCgggtctcggcctcgcgggCTGGATGGCAGGAAGTCCCGTGCTCCGGCTTCATGGCGGCCTGATGGCGCTGGCCTTCCTCGCGGCCTTCcccgccggcgtcgtggcCATGCGCTCCGGTTGGCGCCGCGCCTTCACATACCACTGGATGCTGCAGGccctggcctcggcggccgtggccggcgGTGTCGCGGCCGGGCTGGCGCTGCAGCGCGAAATCAACACGGCGCATCAAGtgctcggcctcgcgctcGCGGGCGCGCTAGGCCTGCAGGCGTACCTGGGCTGGAAGCATCACGTCGACTTTGTGCGCGTTCGGCGGCGCACCTACATATCGTATGCGCACATATGGACTGGCCGGGCCGTCATGCTTGGCGGTCAGGCAAATTTGCTCCTGGGCTTGCTCCTTCACGGTGTCGCCGGTCTACACGTTGGCCTCGtggccgccttcatcgtcctGCAGTCGTCGCTGCTGGCGGTATGGCTCCGACGCCgggccaaggcggccgaggcacGGGCGCGGGTCGCCAAGTATGACGCGTTGGAGGCccatgacgatgaggatgaggaagaggagtcCGCGTTCGTGATTGCAAGCCCGGAGGAGATGGATATTGGTGAGGAGGGAATGGACCTTAGCAAAGAGATGGAATAA
- a CDS encoding Putative short-chain dehydrogenase/reductase SDR, NAD(P)-binding domain superfamily yields MPSMQPFATKVIAVTGAGSGIGRATAIYLAQRGATLAISDVNKASLDAVAAEILAEIPSAKVLTSAIDVSKADQVKSWISQTVAKFGKLDGAANIAGTAGREQQGDPVDAQTDIDWNFVLDVNLTGTMYCLREELQVLSEGGSIVNASSVLGLRSSPTPGGSPYVASKHGVLGLTRSVAREYGHKNIRVNCVNPGAIATPMMGSYHGQENPLPEYINPPITRWGTPLEVAQLIGFLLGDESRYISGTSVVIDGGLIC; encoded by the exons ATGCCGTCCATGCAACCATTTGCCACGAAGGTCATCGCAGTtaccggcgccggcagcggcatcggccGTGCGACTGCCATCTACTTGGCCCAAAGGGGTGCAACACTCGCCATCTCAGATGTCAACAAGGCCTCCCTGGACGCAGTTGCTGCAGAAATACTCGCCGAGATCCCTAGTGCGAAGGTGTTGACCTCGGCTATTGACGTGAGCAAGGCTGATCAAGTCAAGTCATGGATCAGCCAGACCGTTGCCAAATTTGGCAAATTAGACGGTGCCGCCAATATTGCCGGGACAGCTGGTCGCGAACAACAAGGTGATCCCGTGGACGCGCAGACTGATATAGACTGGAACTttgtcctcgacgtcaaccTCACGGGCACTATGTACTGCCTTCGTGAAGAGCTCCAGGTTCTCTCCGAGGGCGGATCTATCGTGAACGCCTCGAGTGTGTTGGGCTTGCGCAGCTCACCTACTCCCGGAGGCAGCCCGTACGTTGCCAGCAAGCACGGCGTCCTCGGATTGACTAGGTCTGTTGCGAGGGAGTATGGCCACAAGAACATCCGTGTCAATTGCGTCAACCC AGGTGCAATTGCCACCCCTATGATGGGCTCTTACCATGGCCAAGAAAACCCGTTGCCGGAGTACATCAACCCCCCTATCACTCGGTGGGGAACTCCCCTGGAGGTGGCGCAACTGATTGGATTCCTGCTGGGAGACGAGTCCCGCTATATCAGCGGGACTTCGGTTGTCATTGATGGGGGCTTGATTTGTTAG
- a CDS encoding Putative glycoside hydrolase family 16, concanavalin A-like lectin/glucanase domain superfamily, whose amino-acid sequence MHSLSIVLAYFVVGLVAAQRSAPAVYTKGNWIVDNKYSFQKNSYFDFSKATSLPAGLKASNYPVDTYSFSPANVIVGKGYLQLWVRSKSFSSAEVTTTSKIKYASVRTVAILSEPAGVCNGMFFYQSDTQETDIEFLSNGQSNSNTDAAKSANAKSGTRYLWLSNQAVDGSGLKTTNPVALPANPTTTEHEYRLDWLPGLTNFYVDGKLVWSSTKNVPSVAGTWVFNNWADGDKYWSAGPPAQNAVFRIKEINMYWNAG is encoded by the exons ATGCATTCCTTATCGATTGTGCTTGCCTATTTTGTCGTAGGCTTGGTGGCCGCGCAACGTTCTGCGCCAGCCGTATACACGAAAGGAAATTGGATAGTCGACAATAAATACAGCTTCCAGAAGAATTCATACTTCGATTTCAGCAAGGCAACCTCCCTACCGGCGGGCCTAAAAGCCAGCAACTACCCAGTCGACACTTACTCCTTTTCACCTGCGAATGTGATTGTTGGTAAAGGCTACCTACAACTTTGGGTGAGAAGCAAGTCTTTCAGTTCGGCTGAAGTTACAACTACATCAAAAATCAAGTACGCATCTGTTCGGACAGTTGCTATTCTTTCTGAGCCGGCTGGAGTCTGCAATG GAATGTTTTTCTATCAGTCAGATACCCAAGAAACCGACATTGAGTTCCTATCGAATGGACAATCCAACAGCAACACGGATGCAGCCAAATCTGCCAACGCTAAATCTGGAACGCGATATCTTTGGCTTTCAAACCAAGCTGTGGATGGTAGTGGGCTGAAGACGACAAATCCCGTGGCATTGCCAGCAAATCCGACGACTACTGAGCACGAGTACCGCTTGGACTGGCTGCCTGGCCTAACAAATTTCTACGTTGACGGAAAGCTGGTCTGGAGTTCGACGAAGAACGTTCCATCGGTAGCTGGCACTTGGGTTTTCAACAACTGGGCTGACGGCGATAAATACTGGAGTGCAGGGCCGCCGGCCCAGAACGCAGTCTTCAGGATTAAGGAGATTAATATGTACTGGAACGCTGGCTAA
- a CDS encoding Putative carotenoid oxygenase produces MAAQPVPLKGAENLQSRWHWSEDLGGFDMPIRLEGEIGDVMVRGTIPDNIDGTFYRVAGDHFTPTLEGHSPLEGHGAVSAFRIHKGQVDFKIRYVQNDRYKVERNRKKSFFVDIVGHPMRDHPCVRAVTDQASNINVVHWAGKLHALSEGGQAWTMDPDTLKTTGTNPYGSQVSGSATFTGHPKIDQGVDELITWGFSSDFRELISYSITRQGEVKNLHRILPKAVGPIHDVAITNNWLVFCQWPVSPSDPKKDVGKSRLSWDTERPTTFIVAPRRPDQPLAGSGWKPYEFRTYTHRSNSEIVHTGGAWEDNGKVLFEGTWPNNPLFPFWSTQQKETIPVTTVVDFVRFEIDVTQPDQAVLADPTLLVDIPNEFPRIDERYYCKPHDHVFMNVFHSSSKEPFSAAHIFQGLNATAMLNKRTNELKVYSPGTHCRCQEPVFIPRSDDSPEGDGYIIFAVDRLDVNLTNLVILDTKCFEDPLAVIELPLRMRAQVHGNWVDGRELSGQPLVPDPPLDDEA; encoded by the coding sequence ATGGCAGCTCAACCAGTACCTCTCAAGGGAGCAGAGAACCTTCAATCTCGATGGCACTGGTCAGAAGATCTTGGTGGTTTCGACATGCCAATCCGCCTGGAAGGGGAGATTGGGGACGTCATGGTTCGAGGCACTATACCAGATAATATTGACGGAACTTTCTACCGAGTCGCCGGAGATCATTTCACACCCACACTTGAGGGTCACAGTCCACTAGAAGGTCATGGCGCTGTCAGCGCTTTTCGCATCCACAAGGGCCAGGTGGACTTCAAAATCAGATACGTACAGAACGACCGTTACAAAGTCGAGCGAAACCGCAAGAAAAGCTtcttcgtcgacatcgtgGGCCATCCCATGCGGGACCATCCATGTGTTCGTGCTGTCACGGATCAGGCTTCCAACATCAATGTTGTTCATTGGGCTGGCAAGCTGCACGCTCTAAGCGAAGGAGGACAAGCGTGGACCATGGATCCCGACACATTGAAGACCACGGGCACTAATCCTTACGGCAGCCAAGTATCTGGCTCGGCAACTTTTACGGGCCATCCCAAGATCGACCAGGGTGTTGACGAACTCATTACCTGGGGATTTAGCTCCGACTTCAGAGAACTCATTTCCTATTCCATCACTCGACAGGGCGAAGTCAAAAATCTTCATCGGATTCTGCCCAAGGCCGTTGGCCCAATACACGACGTCGCTATTACAAACAACTGGCTGGTTTTCTGCCAGTGGCCTGTTAGTCCGTCAGACCCGAAGAAGGATGTGGGGAAATCTAGACTTTCCTGGGACACTGAGCGGCCCACAACCTTCATTGTTgcacctcgccgcccagatcAACCTTTGGCCGGGTCAGGATGGAAACCATATGAGTTTCGGACATACACTCATCGGTCGAACTCGGAAATCGTTCATACTGGTGGCGCTTGGGAAGATAACGGCAAGGTTCTCTTCGAAGGTACTTGGCCAAACAACCCTCTGTTTCCATTTTGGAGCACCCAACAAAAAGAAACAATCCCGGTCACCACGGTTGTTGACTTTGTCCGATTCGAGATCGACGTTACTCAACCGGACCAGGCGGTACTTGCGGATCCAACCCTTCTAGTCGACATTCCAAACGAATTCCCTCGAATCGACGAACGCTACTACTGCAAGCCGCATGATCATGTGTTCATGAATGTATTCCACTCGAGCTCGAAGGAACCTTTCAGCGCGGCACACATTTTCCAGGGCCTGAACGCCACAGCAATGCTGAACAAACGCACGAATGAGTTGAAGGTCTACTCACCTGGCACGCACTGTCGATGCCAAGAACCTGTGTTTATTCCACGATCAGACGACTCCCCAGAGGGCGATGGGTACATTATATTCGCAGTCGACCGCCTTGATGTTAACCTTACGAACCTTGTCATTTTGGACACGAAATGTTTTGAGGATCCTCTTGCTGTTATAGAGCTTCCTCTACGCATGCGTGCCCAAGTCCACGGCAATTGGGTTGATGGAAGAGAGTTGAGTGGGCAACCTCTAGTGCCTGACCCTCCCCTGGACGATGAGGCTTAG
- a CDS encoding Putative glycosyltransferase WbsX codes for MTSIVFRSLARMRRLHLFIILLFLFCWFGPFSLIFNNSYSDDDTFDTFGLRPPQDPYYSQPDASQKSPQSSGKKNKGLYGSSASVKDLLGYYMPGKSQTNHHEILSAKRADYSIKPIVYVFPQFHPIPENDKFWGVNFTEWTNVKKLTVSKEGTETQRPAKEVGFYNLLDLSTRKRWTETMKKSRIHGIVYHHYWFGYPVMDGVLKAMLKDGHPDIPFMLNWANEPWTVRWDGMDIPSGDGVILAQNYGGPEDWRKHYDWMVPFFKHPNYIRVNGKVQMMIYNPSHMGDTGKRMFEAWRIWASEDPAIGGMDVIETKIDSDNPDSRGPTDAMNEFGFRSGGGKDYSLWPSIGRSHRIYYRGAMVSWDNTPRHATDGGGDVVVFAHPRLWKGKMTPAPPPLSPQRSDPNPPGEENFFFINAFNEWGEGNTLEASVRWGDGFMRALDEAMEYADKQIPWRSHLLEQNTGLIKEVANNVSQVDVCVIIRDYKPTYPWGEPWTLSQTLESLRNMQNKRWRGVVANVLPAGNTRFVDVTLLDAQDARVVSAAVPEDVLKKSGEAPNAAEVTDWVIKNIDTISPSCGRAKYMLITNATNRYEPDTFDAAEKSESDIIGLNFESRESMDFADAALAENYTWDQRCERFKDGTTQNRRAATADAELLDLGAVLINMRRWRDENVHLAQTGNTHGEASVLRELNKSTRSPWKWASPAVDPSVSCHLLHADSMTTCLRTGRLWADLPKVEPFKSGCYSGFQLQYAYGGHKVTELYDYSRFHKDPYCVRLSQDMYEGVTSGKIDLKGS; via the exons ATGACGTCTATCGTCTTCCGGAGTCTCGCCAGGATGCGCCGGCTGCATCTTTTCATAATCCTGTTGTTTCTATTCTGCTGGTTCGGGCCCTTTTCCTTGATTTTCAACAACAGCTACAGTGACGATGATACGTTCGACACATTTGGCCTCAGACCACCGCAAGATCCATACTATTCGCAACCGGACGCCTCGCAAAAGTCCCCTCAGAGCAGTGGCAAGAAAAATAAGGGACTGTATGGTTCCAGCGCATCCGTCAAGGACCTACTGGGATATTACATGCCTGGAAAGTCGCAGACAAATCATCACGAAATCTTGTCAGCAAAACGAGCAGACTACTCCATCAAGCCGATTGTCTACGTCTTCCCACAGTTCCATCCAATTCCAGAGAACGACAAATTCTGGGGAGTCAACTTCACAGAATGGACTAATGTCAAGAAACTCACTGTCTCCAAAGAGGGCACCGAAACCCAACGCCCAGCGAAAGAAGTCGGGTTCTATAATCTTTTGGACCTTTCCACTCGGAAACGATGGACggagacgatgaagaagagccG TATCCATGGGATAGTCTATCATCACTACTGGTTCGGGTATCCCGTAATGGATGGAGTTCTAAAGGCTATGCTCAAGGATGGCCACCCCGATATACCGTTCATGCTGAACTGGGCCAACGAACCCTGGACCGTCCGCTGGGACGGCATGGACATACCGAGCGGCGACGGTGTCATCCTGGCACAAAACTACGGCGGTCCCGAAGACTGGAGGAAACACTATGACTGGATGGTGCCATTTTTCAAACACCCCAACTACATCAGGGTAAACGGCAAGGTACAGATGATGATCTACAACCCTTCACACATGGGAGACACGGGAAAGCGAATGTTCGAGGCCTGGCGCATCTGGGCATCGGAGGATCccgccatcggcggcatggACGTGATCGAGACCAAGATCGACAGCGACAACCCGGACAGTCGCGGGCCGACCGACGCGATGAACGAGTTCGGGTTccggagcggcggcggtaagGATTACTCTCTGTGGCCCAGTATCGGCCGCTCCCATAGAATCTATTATCGTGGTGCCATGGTGTCGTGGGACAACACGCCCCGCCACGCGACAGACGGCGGAGGCGATGTGGTGGTGTTTGCGCATCCCCGGCTTTGGAAAGGCAAGATGACCCCTGCACCCCCGCCCCTTTCTCCTCagaga TCGGACCCGAACCCGCCGGGGGAGgagaacttcttcttcatcaatGCGTTTAACGAATGGGGCGAAGGCAACACGCTTGAGGCCTCGGTGCGGTGGGGGGACGGCTTCATGAgggccctcgacgaggccatggaaTACGCTGACAAGCAGATCCCATGGCGGTCGCACCTGCTCGAGCAGAACACTGGGCTCATCAAGGAGGTCGCCAACAACGTGAGCCAGGTCGATGTCTGTGTCATCATTCGCGACTACAAACCGACCTATCCCTGGGGCGAGCCATGGACGTTGTCGCAGACCCTCGAGTCCCTGCGGAACATGCAGAACAAGCGGTGGCGCGGTGTAGTGGCGAATGTGCTGCCGGCGGGCAACACGCGGTTCGTCGACGTGACGCTCCTTGACGCACAAGACGCGCGGGtcgtcagcgccgccgtcccggAAGATGTCCTGAAGAAGTCCGGGGAGGCGCCAAACGCCGCCGAAGTGACGGACTGGGTGATCAAGAACATCGACACTATTAGCCCATCGTGCGGCAGGGCCAAGTATATGCTCATCACAAATGCTACCAACAGGTACGAGCCCGACACCTTCGACGCCGCTGAGAAATCGGAAAGTGACATTATCGGCCTTAACTTTGAGTCACGCGAGTCGATGGACTTCGCCGATGCAGCACTCGCCGAGAACTACACCTGGGACCAGCGCTGCGAGCGTTTCAAGGACGGCACGACACAGAATCGCCGGGCGGCGACCGCTgacgccgagctgctcgacctcggcgccgtcctcatCAACATGAGGCGGTGGCGGGACGAGAACGTACACCTAGCCCAAACTGGGAATACCCACGGGGAAGCCAGCGTACTACGCGAGCTGAATAAGAGCACCAGGTCGCCGTGGAAGTGGGCATCGCCCGCCGTTGATCCGTCTGTTTCCTGCCACCTGTTACACGCGGACTCTATGACGACTTGCCTCCGGACCGGCCGCCTGTGGGCTGACCTGCCCAAGGTCGAGCCCTTCAAGTCCGGATGCTACAGCGGTTTCCAACTGCAATATGCGTATGGAGGGCATAAGGTAACTGAACTGTATGACTACAGCAGATTTCACAAAGATCCCTATTGCGTACGCCTGTCGCAGGATATGTATGAGGGCGTTACGAGTGGGAAGATTGATCTTAAAGGTTCATAA
- a CDS encoding Putative S-adenosyl-L-methionine-dependent methyltransferase superfamily, protein MIYQTPRYLLALLVVATALILLSALHSSGAASTAISWNSHSYDQETTQPIAAPAVKKPFFGSKNDDDRPTFTDLALISGTDKVTDNNYGILYDKYLPAFRDKPVRMIEIGLGCGMSYGPGASYNTWMKYFPHVDLNIVEYDETCGKAWAAKNPEASVFYGDQASAPFIKKVGADVTAAGPVDIIVDDGGHTMTQQENSLRELWPFLRPGGIYFAEDLHTSFMDSYGGDASRADPTKRTFMTFIHELVDDFMAAKVGVPSKNAWYKEIASIDCMEALCVLTKKEKGAR, encoded by the exons ATGATTTATCAAACTCCGCGGTATCTTTTGGCCCTGCTCGTCGTAGCAACCGCCCTTATCCTTCTCAGCGCATTGCACTCGTCTGGCGCGGCTAGCACAGCAATCAGCTGGAACTC GCACTCATACGACCAAGAGACTACACAGCCTATAGCTGCTCCAGCTGTCAAGAAGCCGTTCTTTGGTAGcaagaacgacgacgaccggcCCACGTTCACAGACTTGGCTTTGATTTCCGGCACAGACAAGGTGACGGACAACAACTACGGCATTCTATATGACAAGTATCTTCCCGCATTTCGCGACAAGCCTGTCAGGATGATCGAGATTGGTCTGGGTTGTGGCATG TCCTATGGACCTGGCGCCTCCTACAACACGTGGATGAAATACTTCCCACACGTCGACCTTAACATTGTCGAGTACGACGAGACCTGTGGCAAAGCCTGGGCCGCTAAAAACCCTGAAGCCTCAGTCTTCTATGGCGACCAGGCATCGGCGCCGTTCATCAAGAAAGTAGGCGCGGACGTCACGGCTGCTGGGCCTGTGGATatcatcgtcgacgacggcggtcaCACGATGACCCAGCAGGAGAACTCCTTGCGCGAGCTGTGGCCGTTCCTCCGGCCCGGTGGCATCTACTTTGCTGAGGATCTGCACACGAGCTTCATGGACTCCTACGGCGGCGATGCGTCCCGGGCTGACCCTACCAAGCGCACTTTTATGACCTTCATACACGAGCTTGTTGATGACTTCATGGCTGCCAAGGTCGGCGTCCCATCAAAGAATGCTTGGTATAAGGAGATTGCAAGCATTGACTGTATGGAGGCGTTGTGCGTGCTGacaaagaaggagaagggtgCGCGGTGA
- a CDS encoding Putative sulfide quinone-reductase, FAD/NAD(P)-binding domain-containing protein, giving the protein MISNRIKVASRHVKRAGVFAHNSSKLRGLATVAPVTSASRNHKVVVVGGGSAGLTISHQLLRTGRFSQDDIAIVDPAEWHHYQPGWTLVGGGLKSKQELRRPLNSLIDPKLKFYQQAVSTFSPGENSIKLGSGDNLVYEHLVVAPGIKIDYGSIKGLPEALADPNSLVSSIYGYDTCDKVFGTFEKLQKGNAIFTQPAGAIKCAGAPQKVMWLALDYWKRVGLYNASNNVSSPIKISFATGIPAMFGVPKYSAKLEELRKERGVEGLFQHDLTAVEGNTATFARPDGKERVTKQFDLLHVVPKMGPHAFVKDSPLADAAGFVDVDQATTRHTKYANVWSSGDASSLPTSKTAAAITSQAPILVSNLLRSLDGKEPEPKYDGYTSCPLTTEYGKVLLAEFKYGGVPKETFGDLIGFDQAVPRRAFYHLKKEFFPWVYYNSMVKGTWGGPNGWLN; this is encoded by the coding sequence ATGATTTCGAATCGTATCAAAGTGGCATCTCGCCACGTGAAGCGCGCCGGCGTCTTTGCGCACAACTCCTCCAAACTCCGAGGTCTTGCGACAGTAGCCCCCGTGACCTCCGCTTCCCGGAACcacaaggtcgtcgtcgttggtggcggcagcgccggTCTGACTATCAGCCACCAGCTCCTTCGAACCGGCCGATTTTCCCAGgacgacatcgccatcgtcgacccCGCGGAATGGCACCACTATCAGCCCGGATGGACCCTCGTTGGTGGCGGGCTCAAGTCCAAGCAAGAGCTGCGAAGACCGTTGAATAGCTTGATCGACCCCAAGCTCAAGTTCTACCAACAAGCCGTCAGCACCTTTTCTCCCGGAGAGAACAGCATCAAATTGGGAAGTGGCGACAACCTCGTATATGAacacctcgtcgtcgccccagGCATCAAAATCGACTATGGTAGCATCAAAGGATTGCCTGAGGCATTGGCGGACCCGAACTCGCTTGTCTCTTCCATCTATGGTTATGACACCTGCGACAAAGTCTTTGGTACTTTTGAGAAGCTCCAAAAGGGAAACGCCATCTTCACCCAGCCAGCCGGCGCAATCAAGTGTGCCGGGGCGCCCCAAAAGGTCATGTGGCTGGCACTGGACTACTGGAAGCGTGTGGGACTGTACAACGCCAGCAACAATGTTTCTTCGCCGATCAAGATCAGCTTCGCCACTGGAATCCCGGCCATGTTTGGCGTGCCCAAATACAGcgccaagctcgaggagTTAAGGAAGGAACGGGGTGTCGAGGGACTCTTCCAACACGATCTCACTGCCGTCGAGGGCAACACCGCCACCTTCGCTCGGCCTGACGGAAAAGAGAGGGTTACCAAGCAGTTTGATCTCTTGCACGTTGTTCCCAAGATGGGGCCTCATGCATTCGTGAAGGACAGCCCACTCGCTGACGCTGCTGGTTTCGTTGATGTCGACCAAGCCACAACTCGTCACACCAAGTATGCCAATGTTTGGTCCAGCGGTGATGCTTCCAGCCTGCCCACATCCAAGACGGCTGCAGCGATCACGTCGCAGGCCCCCATCTTGGTCAGCAACTTATTGCGGTCGCTGGACGGGAAAGAGCCCGAACCAAAGTACGACGGCTACACCTCCTGCCCTCTCACGACCGAATACGGCAAGGTATTGCTGGCCGAGTTCAAGTACGGTGGCGTTCCTAAGGAGACCTTTGGAGACCTCATCGGTTTCGACCAAGCAGTCCCCCGCCGTGCGTTCTACCACCTTAAGAAGGAATTCTTCCCCTGGGTATACTACAACTCCATGGTGAAGGGCACTTGGGGCGGCCCGAACGGCTGGCTGAACTAG
- a CDS encoding Putative metallo-beta-lactamase, ribonuclease Z/Hydroxyacylglutathione hydrolase, whose amino-acid sequence MLRISSSCQKTNRHFRLVPSLLSAPSVRSGDHALRTNSAFFHATGRAGVSLTEKQPLARQRGRSTKIAQPCSRSKTKHACCYTTVSMAPQPIIHDIFESKTGTWQYVVADPVTKVAVIIDPVLDYDRTTQVINTSSADGLLSLIKTNGYTISRVLETHAHADHLTAASYLQNRLTLAHEPVQGYMPSIGIGKRISQVQDLFSQRYGVPSEEIQGVFDKLFNDDEEFAIGDLRATALHLPGHTPDHLGYKIGDNVFCGDSLFHVDIGTARCDFPGGSANNLFHSGRRLLSLPDHVKLWTGHDYPPKDRAQPVAWMTVRDHKKHNIHLRDSITEAEFVARRKRRDASLGEPKLLHQSLQTNIRAGRLPQPTASGHRMFRLPVKLGGLQW is encoded by the exons ATGCTACGCATTTCCAGCTCATGCCAAAAGACCAATCGACATTTCCGACTTGTCCCTTCGCTGTTATCAGCACCGTCGGTGCGCTCCGGCGACCATGCGTTGAGGACCAACTCAGCATTTTTTCACGCGACAGGGCGTGCTGGTGTTTCATTAACAGAGAAGCAACCGCTCGCTCGTCAAAGGGGCCGCTCGACCAAGATTGCCCAACCTTGTTCCAGGAGTAAAACAAAGCACGCCTGTTGTTATACGACAGTCTCCATGGCTCCCCAGCCTATCATTCATGATATCTTCGAATCCAAAACAGGAACATGGCAATATGTCGTGGCTGACCCAGTGACGAAAGTCGCAGTCATCATTGATCCAGTTCTAGACTACGACCGAACTACTCAAGTTATCAACACGTCATCTGCTGACGGGTTGCTCTCACTGATCAAAACGAACGGCTACACGATTTCTCGGGTACTGGAAACTCATGCCCATGCCGACCATCTGACAGCTGCGTCGTACTTGCAAAATCGTCTTACCCTTGCGCATGAGCCAGTGCAAGGCTACATGCCATCGATTGGCATTGGAAAGCGCATCAGCCAGGTGCAAGATCTTTTTAGTCAAAGATACGGTGTCCCGAGTGAGGAAATCCAGGGCGTCTTTGATAAGCTTTtcaacgacgatgaagagTTTGCCATTGGTGACTTACGCGCCACTGCGCTGCACCTTCCTGGCCATACTCCCGATCACTTAGGCTACAAGATTGGAG ACAATGTCTTCTGCGGCGACTCTCTCTTCcacgtcgacatcggcaCCGCGCGATGTGACTTTCCTGGGGGAAGCGCCAACAACCTTTTTCACTCGGGCCGCAGACTCCTAAGCCTCCCGGATCACGTCAAACTATGGACAGGCCATGACTATCCCCCGAAGGACCGGGCTCAACCTGTGGCTTGGATGACCGTAAGGGATCACAAAAAGCACAACATTCATCTGAGGGATAGCATCACGGAGGCAGAGTTTGTGGCGCGACGAAAGCGACGCGATGCAAGCCTAGGAGAGCCTAAGTTACTCCATCAGTCTTTGCAGACAAACATCCGAGCTGGGAGACTTCCCCAACCAACAGCTTCAGGGCATCGCATGTTCCGTCTGCCGGTGAAGCTAGGTGGCTTGCAGTGGTAA